The following coding sequences lie in one Crassostrea angulata isolate pt1a10 chromosome 10, ASM2561291v2, whole genome shotgun sequence genomic window:
- the LOC128167477 gene encoding phosphatidylinositol N-acetylglucosaminyltransferase subunit Q-like isoform X1, protein MWNVFVPSCILNRKSGKLYGRVIGEERLVLIDEDSVHATHEGDKSIGTFRKLVEEESNENKNKIKSSNKCIFIDLCCNTNGDISCEIINNSEKLECNVVVFEPQQFVDSYFLKWSKLTETKSENIVDTLSRLLSLVDLNDARTVLLQKLQCMVIFLFQIIGYLLDNRVARLGPLKFVASCSSLLDHQISRRQEYLNARGGDHRLSRTQLGLANVCLRQFLDTMLGMTVMYVFFHNNLSDQLAADIITWAYAVADYLYSLVTWLMGAPAGLKLNKQLTEFLGHFFLYHIHLWKGYLVILQPVLSSVLWSASLLGVLGLTSQLCFLRDVLSMMTLHIYCFYVYAARIYQFQVYALSAFWRLFRGKKWNMLRQRLDSVRYNVDQLFLGTLLFTILLFTLPTFALYYVVFTLLRLIVLTAHQAIHTIVQTIDTFPLFSVVMWCLNFRQMTGDVLFTCVTQKSSNLLPVFSLQIIQMPIRKLLSRSENPFRKAQEKKYLWSSLIGDLVWGRLIYPWVEVSHP, encoded by the exons ATGTGGAATGTGTTTGTGCCTTCCTGTATACTTAATCGAAAATCGGGTAAACTTTATGGAAGAGTTATAGGGGAAGAGAGATTAGTTCTTATTGATGAAGACAGTGTGCATGCTACACATGAAGGTGACAAATCAATAGGTACATTCAGGAAGCTAGTTGAGGAAGagtcaaatgaaaataaaaacaaaataaaaagttctaataaatgcatttttattgatttgtgTTGCAACACTAATGGAGATATTAGTTgtgaaattataaataattctgAAAAACTTGAGTGCAACGTAGTGGTTTTTGAACCCCAGCAGTTTGTTGACTCATATTTTCTAAAGTGGAGCAAGTTGACAGAAACCAAAAGTGAAAACATTGTAGATACTTTGTCCAGATTGTTGAGCTTGGTTGATTTAAATGATGCAAGGACAGTTCTCCTTCAGAAACTGCAATGTATGGTGATATTTTTATTCCAGATTATCGGATATCTCCTAGATAACAG GGTTGCTAGACTTGGACCCCTCAAGTTTGTTGCAAGTTGTTCCTCATTACTGGATCATCAGATCTCTAGGAGACAAGAATACCTGAATGCCAGAGGAGGTGACCACCGCTTGTCAAGGACACAACTTGG ATTAGCAAATGTGTGTTTGAGACAATTTTTGGACACAATGCTTGGGATGACAGTAATGTACGTTTTCTTTCACAACAACCTGTCTGATCAACTAGCAGCAGACATTATCACCTGGGCCTAT GCTGTTGCTGACTATCTCTATTCGCTAGTCACATGGTTGATGGGTGCTCCAGCAGGACTAAAACTAAACAAGCAACTGACTGAATTTTTAGGACACTTCTTCCTCTACCATATACACTTATGGAAAG GATATCTAGTAATCTTACAGCCAGTGTTAAGCAGTGTGCTGTGGTCTGCGTCCCTGTTAGGGGTACTGGGATTGACTTCACAGTTGTGCTTCCTACGAGATGTGTTGTCTATGATGACCTTGCACATATACTGCTTCTATGTTTATGCTGCTAG AATATACCAGTTCCAAGTGTATGCGCTGTCAGCTTTCTGGCGTCTATTTAGAGGGAAGAAATGGAACATGCTGCGCCAGCGTTTGGATTCAGTTCGTTACAACGTGGATCAACTTTTCCTAGGAACTCTTCTGTTTACCATACTTCTCTTCACACTACCAACATTTGCGTTATATTATGTTGTCTTTACATTG CTCCGTCTTATTGTATTGACAGCTCACCAAGCAATCCACACTATCGTACAGACAATTGACACTTTCCCGCTGTTTTCGGTAGTGATGTGGTGTTTAAACTTTAGACAAATGACAG GAGATGTTTTATTCACTTGTGTTACACAGAAATCCAGCAATTTGTTACCTGTATTTTCACTCCAA ATTATACAGATGCCAATTAGAAAACTCCTCTCAAGATCTGAAAATCCATTTCGAAAAGCACAGGAAAAGAAATACCTCTGGAGCAGTTTAATTGGGGATCTTGTATGGGGACGTTTAATTTATCCATGGGTAGAAGTTTCTCATCcctaa
- the LOC128167477 gene encoding phosphatidylinositol N-acetylglucosaminyltransferase subunit Q-like isoform X2, whose product MWNVFVPSCILNRKSGKLYGRVIGEERLVLIDEDSVHATHEGDKSIGTFRKLVEEESNENKNKIKSSNKCIFIDLCCNTNGDISCEIINNSEKLECNVVVFEPQQFVDSYFLKWSKLTETKSENIVDTLSRLLSLVDLNDARTVLLQKLQCMVIFLFQIIGYLLDNRVARLGPLKFVASCSSLLDHQISRRQEYLNARGGDHRLSRTQLGLANVCLRQFLDTMLGMTVMYVFFHNNLSDQLAADIITWAYAVADYLYSLVTWLMGAPAGLKLNKQLTEFLGHFFLYHIHLWKGYLVILQPVLSSVLWSASLLGVLGLTSQLCFLRDVLSMMTLHIYCFYVYAARIYQFQVYALSAFWRLFRGKKWNMLRQRLDSVRYNVDQLFLGTLLFTILLFTLPTFALYYVVFTLLRLIVLTAHQAIHTIVQTIDTFPLFSVVMWCLNFRQMTDYTDAN is encoded by the exons ATGTGGAATGTGTTTGTGCCTTCCTGTATACTTAATCGAAAATCGGGTAAACTTTATGGAAGAGTTATAGGGGAAGAGAGATTAGTTCTTATTGATGAAGACAGTGTGCATGCTACACATGAAGGTGACAAATCAATAGGTACATTCAGGAAGCTAGTTGAGGAAGagtcaaatgaaaataaaaacaaaataaaaagttctaataaatgcatttttattgatttgtgTTGCAACACTAATGGAGATATTAGTTgtgaaattataaataattctgAAAAACTTGAGTGCAACGTAGTGGTTTTTGAACCCCAGCAGTTTGTTGACTCATATTTTCTAAAGTGGAGCAAGTTGACAGAAACCAAAAGTGAAAACATTGTAGATACTTTGTCCAGATTGTTGAGCTTGGTTGATTTAAATGATGCAAGGACAGTTCTCCTTCAGAAACTGCAATGTATGGTGATATTTTTATTCCAGATTATCGGATATCTCCTAGATAACAG GGTTGCTAGACTTGGACCCCTCAAGTTTGTTGCAAGTTGTTCCTCATTACTGGATCATCAGATCTCTAGGAGACAAGAATACCTGAATGCCAGAGGAGGTGACCACCGCTTGTCAAGGACACAACTTGG ATTAGCAAATGTGTGTTTGAGACAATTTTTGGACACAATGCTTGGGATGACAGTAATGTACGTTTTCTTTCACAACAACCTGTCTGATCAACTAGCAGCAGACATTATCACCTGGGCCTAT GCTGTTGCTGACTATCTCTATTCGCTAGTCACATGGTTGATGGGTGCTCCAGCAGGACTAAAACTAAACAAGCAACTGACTGAATTTTTAGGACACTTCTTCCTCTACCATATACACTTATGGAAAG GATATCTAGTAATCTTACAGCCAGTGTTAAGCAGTGTGCTGTGGTCTGCGTCCCTGTTAGGGGTACTGGGATTGACTTCACAGTTGTGCTTCCTACGAGATGTGTTGTCTATGATGACCTTGCACATATACTGCTTCTATGTTTATGCTGCTAG AATATACCAGTTCCAAGTGTATGCGCTGTCAGCTTTCTGGCGTCTATTTAGAGGGAAGAAATGGAACATGCTGCGCCAGCGTTTGGATTCAGTTCGTTACAACGTGGATCAACTTTTCCTAGGAACTCTTCTGTTTACCATACTTCTCTTCACACTACCAACATTTGCGTTATATTATGTTGTCTTTACATTG CTCCGTCTTATTGTATTGACAGCTCACCAAGCAATCCACACTATCGTACAGACAATTGACACTTTCCCGCTGTTTTCGGTAGTGATGTGGTGTTTAAACTTTAGACAAATGACAG ATTATACAGATGCCAATTAG
- the LOC128167479 gene encoding activating transcription factor 7-interacting protein 1-like translates to MSSSATSESCETPGLNASAINGQYLMEKNQMNGQNNLAIGHSDQKAIKEAPPPRKEDYSSDMGIFNSKNGPTFDGTPINLLDERSFVMNDKMKNSLRDFMNKMSENTPTLGNLLAKTKYTGLNSKDTRSVINMNATPSPTTSTTTTTPTVSGGAKAASLGNLFDKMQEMQNSTTSDEKTTEKNNKGNAAASVESVTNKNCNEVIELDDSIEDKEIEKNNCDLSVQSNDLKDKCNQKKSEDELLEISSDSDNEVKQKLQKEERKENDMKPEEEDKLLASDEDDTRQSGVSTASHHSQETIAKCEDSQESMNKCEDSQESIGKFEDSGESISKFEDSPESTSKFEDSRESTSKFEDSRESTSKCEDSRDSADCEKGSDSNNGKDNESASEKMEVDEEEEESDSESVKNEDSDSKSSEDSKKSDSGDKKVEKGINEKKRPANFEDALAFGPKRTRLDMVIGKLGSQIGISPESLKDEEMSDTDTATESTPTPTEDTEDEDEENSLQRKKKKPPVRLSEKALDKMVKTKVLNHLKTQKDGIVAELQQKVEELQASNDGWKQRVKELEKQILEVTVLQQKHEKRKAKTAALRQITTKNVGVQVDSQRAAAAIGQLQQQQVQQTTPVKSPTPRPASRTPTTTVQTPPTTKQGPVLNITKSTSASPQLVPPRSTLNPVPNIPILKTQTTAQSQTGYVSQTAPVVALATSPSNTADNSKGPFPSNQTVKSILDNSRGQIAQPTGNSRVRPVRAMTPATQINTIISPPTIPNQMTSFIVVPTPAPIPNTKQNVSVVTTPVVNQPIQQAQQSQQVQTKSVKVIDLTMEEEANRNLANRGVALSMSQNQVLVPTGQGLPQGLILGNPATSILRNGQQPAYQIVFSSTSQPVRLTYAAPIPNTSMRPAVAGTTVVASTSQTIAAMPQLRPGQAAGSPANPRQPLPVTSAQQRPPPPLQYGAQGANRVANTSLTTVAPPPLAPQHPAPLPSITSAVAPGQKPLPPKPSLKISRVSQGIVLSWNMTLNETPHADIASYQLFAYQEGTSTPSTTLWKKVGDVKALPLPMACTLTQFQEGNKYHFAVRPVDALGRNEIAAVFNARPLTWTEASSNCSLLGPNIQTELTTAKISTQGVHVKGWIGAYKGSTAWLNIKGCYRVNTSDLFSVRRSQLHSKYQIGRCTEDCTNSTIYGLSEGLCFCFTSFPALLSKCTARLCNGSTSDFCGGPVNIGSQSTTDIMFYTQNTQISLQEFGDAQCILGRQGSGENLGTAYTYQTSRCQDLVASFVCLSGTYVEVLYTVSSRVNWTEAVLSCSKPGYTIADTYSFNKFLEEERLILFWVGIFRREFIKIDTAIPYNPHISTLCTAASVLLDGTLQLSYENCTQKLPSWCEVSKNPITTRPHKPGRGNLITIFISLALLGTIAVIVIATIFFLRKRIAREVRKAWIHSKNYSAHKNSLTGSIGHTKTPTDAPQQNNDEYDHTGLSPNTTDRGPGYASVHLGNSGQDPSSSRINSTYDHLSRQSPQTHAPSIYDHSSYKQNIVQTDDVIQTADDYDHIDRRVQKTKDSLLAEMRSQLCQCFLVLLTSFLYFFMTLFQCGVVLKECMAIGMKVSPCTQVIVMVLTLGLLCEVHAQNYHFSNGWQPGKRSYRGCTVRPEIRSILFKIIEDEVERIQKCSHSNIEDVFSLIQEKTGVDAREV, encoded by the exons atgagcagCTCGGCTACTTCTGAAAGTTGTGAGACACCAGGTTTAAATGCTAGCGCTATAAATGGACAGTATTTGATGGAGAAAAACCAAATGAATGGCCAGAATAATTTGGCTATTGGTCACAGTGACCAAAAAGCGATTAAGGAGGCTCCCCCTCCAAGAAAGGAAGACTACTCTAGTGACATGGGCATTTTTAACAGCAAAAATGGGCCAACGTTTGATGGCACACCTATAAATCTACTGGATGAGAGATCCTTTGTAATGAATGATAAGATGAAAAACTCACTCAGGGATTTTATGAACAAAATGTCTGAAAATACTCCAACCCTTGGAAATCTCTTAGCCAAAACAAAATACACTGGGTTAAATTCCAAGGACACCAGAAGTGTGATTAATATGAATGCGACCCCGTCCCCCACCACctccaccaccaccaccacccccacTGTGTCAGGTGGAGCCAAGGCGGCATCCTTAGGAAACTTGTTTGACAAAATGCAAGAAATGCAAAACTCTACAACTTCTGATGAGAAAACCAcagagaaaaataataaag GCAATGCAGCAGCAAGTGTAGAATCAGTGACCAATAAAAACTGTAATGAAGTGATTGAGCTTGATGACAGTATAGAagacaaagaaatagaaaaaaacaacTGTGATTTATCTGTGCAATCAAATGATCTCAAAGACAAATGTAACCAGAAGAAATCTGAAGATGAACTCCTAGAAATAAGTTCTGATTCAGATAATGAAGTCAAGCAAAAACTTCAGAAAGAGGAGAGGAAGGAAAATGACATGAAACCAGAGGAGGAGGACAAGTTGTTGGCATCAGATGAGGATGATACTCGACAATCAGGGGTATCTACAGCCAGTCACCACTCTCAGGAAACCATCGCTAAATGTGAGGATTCTCAGGAATCAATGAATAAATGTGAGGACTCGCAAGAATCTATTGGTAAATTTGAGGACTCTGGAGAATCCATCAGTAAATTTGAGGACTCTCCAGAATCCACCAGTAAATTTGAGGACTCACGAGAATCCACCAGTAAATTTGAGGATTCACGGGAATCCACTAGTAAATGTGAGGATTCGCGGGATTCTGCAGACTGTGAAAAAGGGTCTGACAGTAACAATGGAAAAGACAATGAAAGTGCATCAGAAAAAATGGAAGTTGATGAAGAGGAAGAAGAAAGTGATAGTGAAAGTGTAAAAAATGAGGATTCGGATAGCAAATCATCTGAAGACAGCAAGAAATCAGACTCTGGGGACAAAAAGGTAGAAAAGGgtataaatgaaaagaaaagacCAGCAAACTTTGAAGATGCACTTGCCTTCGGACCAAAGCGTACCCGATTGGACATGGTAATAGGAAAGCTAGGATCCCAAATTGGAATATCTCCTGAGAGTTTGAAAGACGAGGAAATGTCTGACACCGATACAGCAACTGAATCCACACCAACACCTACTGAGGACACTGAGGATGAAGATGAGGAAAACAGTTTACAacgaaagaaaaagaaacctccAGTTAGGCTGTCCGAAAAG GCATTAGATAAGATGGTAAAAACCAAAGTCCTCAACCATCTGAAGACTCAGAAAGATGGCATCGTAGCAGAACTTCAGCAGAAAGTGGAGGAGCTGCAAGCGTCCAATGACGGCTGGAAGCAGAGGGTGAAGGAGCTGGAGAAACAGATCCTAGAGGTCACAGTCCTACAGCAGAAGCACGAGAAACGCAAAGCCAAAACCGCGGCTCTAAGG CAAATCACCACAAAGAATGTTGGGGTACAAGTGGATTCTCAAAGG GCAGCTGCAGCCATAGGTCAGTTACAGCAGCAGCAGGTACAGCAGACTACACCAGTGAAGTCTCCCACCCCCAGGCCAGCCAGCAGAACCCCCACCACCACTGTCCAGACCCCACCCACCACTAAACAGGGCCCAGTTCTCAACATCACTAAGAGCACCTCGGCCTCGCCTCAGCTGGTGCCACCAAGGTCCACCCTCAACCCAGTCCCAAACATTCCAATTCTTAAAACTCAGACCACTGCACAATCTCAG ACAGGGTACGTCAGTCAAACGGCCCCTGTTGTTGCTTTGGCAACATCCCCATCAAATACTGCAGATAACAGCAAGGGACCATTTCCATCCAACCAGACTGTCAAAAGTATTTTGGATAACAGTCGCGGTCAGATTGCACAGCCTACAGGCAATTCTCGGGTCAGACCAGTACGAGCAATGACTCCAGCAACACAGATCAATACCATTATATCGCCTCCCACAATTCCCAATCAGATGACGTCATTTATAGTGGTACCTACCCCAGCTCCAATACCCAACACCAAACAAAATGTTTCAGTTGTCACAACACCAGTGGTGAACCAACCCATTCAACAAGCTCAACAATCACAGCAGGTGCAAACAAAGTCAGTCAAAGTCATTGATCTTACTATGGAAGAGGAGGCGAACAGAAACCTGGCTAACAGGGGAGTGGCTTTATCCATGTCTCAGAACCAAGTGCTTGTTCCAACAGGACAAGGACTGCCTCAGGGTCTCATCCTTGGAAATCCAGCAACATCGATTCTAAGGAACGGTCAGCAACCCGCTTACCAGATAGTTTTTAGCTCCACCAGTCAACCCGTGCGTCTAACGTACGCGGCCCCCATTCCCAACACCAGTATGAGACCTGCAGTGGCTGGGACCACTGTTGTTGCATCTACCTCTCAAACTATAGCAGCTATGCCTCAGCTGAGACCTGGCCAAGCTGCCGGTTCTCCAGCTAACCCCAGGCAACCACTGCCTGTAACATCAGCTCAGCAAAGACCACCTCCTCCCCTGCAGTATGGGGCTCAGGGTGCCAAT AGAGTAGCAAACACATCCCTGACGACTGTAGCACCCCCTCCACTCGCCCCTCAACACCCTGCTCCCTTGCCCTCCATTACCTCAGCAGTGGCACCAGGTCAGAAACCATTACCTCCAAAGCCCAGTTTGAAGATCTCCAGAGTGAGCCAGG GTATTGTGCTGTCATGGAATATGACTCTGAATGAGACACCCCATGCTGACATAGCATCATATCAACTTTTTGCATATCAAGAGGGCACTTCAACACCCAGTACAACTCTATGGAAAAAG GTGGGGGATGTGAAGGCGTTGCCTCTACCCATGGCCTGTACTTTGACACAGTTTCAGGAGGGGAACAAGTACCACTTTGCTGTCCGCCCCGTGGATGCACTGGGGCGTAACG aaattgcaGCCGTTTTCAATGCTAGACCGTTGACCTGGACTGAGGCTAGTTCGAACTGCTCACTACTTGGACCAAACATTCAAACTGAGCTGACAACTGCCAAAATTTCTACCCAGGGAGTCCACGTGAAGGGGTGGATTGGCGCATACAAAGGGAGTACGGCGTGGCTAAATATTAAAG GATGCTACAGGGTCAATACAAGTGATCTTTTCTCGGTCAGAAGATCCCAGCTCCACAGCAAGTACCAGATAGGGAGGTGTACAGAAGACTGTACTAACAGCACCATCTACGGACTCTCG GAGGGTTTGTGCTTCTGTTTTACATCTTTTCCCGCGCTTCTGTCAAAGTGTACAGCCAGACTGTGCAATGGTTCAACAAGCGATTTCTGTGGGGGACCAGTGAACATTGGATCCCAATCAACCACAGACATCATGTTCTACACTCAAA ACACTCAGATATCATTACAAGAATTTGGAGACGCTCAATGTATTCTGGGCCGACAGGGAAGTGGTGAAAACCTGGGGACGGCGTACACCTACCAGACCTCGCGGTGTCAGGATCTCGTGGCCAGCTTCGTCTGCCTCTCAG GTACATACGTGGAGGTCCTGTACACCGTGTCGAGCCGCGTGAACTGGACGGAGGCCGTGCTGTCCTGTAGTAAACCCGGCTACACCATTGCTGACACCTACTCCTTCAATAAATTCCTAGAGGAAGAACGCCTGATCCTATTTTGGGTAGGAATATTCAGGAGGGAATTCATAAAAATAGACACag CGATCCCTTACAATCCCCACATAAGCACCCTGTGCACCGCTGCCAGCGTTCTACTAGATGGAACCCTTCAGCTTTCATATGAAAACTGTACTCAGAAGTTACCTTCATGGTGTGAAGTTTCCAAAAACCCAATCACCACAAGACCCCACAAACCCG GAAGAGGCAATCTCATCACCATTTTCATTTCACTGGCATTGCTTGGCACAATAGCTGTGATTGTTATAGCTACGATATTTTTTCTCAG gAAACGAATAGCAAGAGAAGTTCGCAAGGCCTGGATTCACTCAAAAAATTACAGCGCGCACAAAAACAGCCTCACTGGAAGTATAGGTCACACCAAAACCCCAACAGACGCACCTCAGCAAAATAATGATGAATATGACCACACTGGTTTATCACCAAATACGACGGACAGAGGACCGGGTTATGCCTCTGTACACCTCGGCAATTCTGGTCAGGATCCATCGTCCTCGCGGATTAACTCGACATACGATCATCTCAGCCGACAGTCTCCCCAGACACACGCTCCAAGTATCTACGATCACTCCAGTTACAAACAGAACATTGTTCAAACTGATGACGTCATTCAAACAGCAGACGATTATGACCATATAGACAGACGCGTtcaaaaaacaaaagaca GCTTACTCGCTGAGATGAGATCCCAGCTCTGCCAGTGTTTTCTCGTGCTCCTCACAAGTTTTCTGTACTTCTTTATGACGTTGTTCCAGTGTGGCGTAGTCCTGAAAGAATGCATGGCCATTGG